The Moorena producens PAL-8-15-08-1 genomic interval GTAGTAAGCGATGATCAACAAAGGTAATGTTAAGGTCAACAGCGCAATTACCGTACCCAAGACTTCTGCCCATCTATATGGGTGAGGGTCAGAAGAGTTGGCAGATGAGCCACTAAGTTCCATAAATTAATTGAAATTTAAACTAGGTCAGTTGAAAACGACGATTAGTTGGGTCTTATCATAAACCCTACATCCTCTATTTTATCGATTTATTCCGAAAGGATTGTTTTCTAGTAAACAATCTCAACTAAATTCCAGCCCGCTTAACGATACTTTGCAAAAAACTAGGCTCAACAAGGTTACAGGTTGTAGGTTATAGGTTGTATATTACAAGTTGTAGGCTTTTAGTTACAGGTTGTAGGTTGTAGGTTACAGGTTATAACCCACATTCCAGATGTCAGTTTGTAGTATGCAAACTATGATGCACTCGCACTACCCATTAAAATTAGGACATTGTCTTGATGCAGTCGCTCCTAAACTCCGAAACGTGAGTCTAGCTTACTTCTGACTTCTGACTTCTTACTTCTTACTTGTGCGTAGCGCTATAAATCCGACCAACGGGTGATGGAGTGACGAATCAATTGCTGTCAATGGTCGAGAGCCTTTTGAACCAAGATGGGAATTTGGGAAGGGCGTTCAGCTACTGGGATTCTCCCTTGCTTAAATACTGCCACTTTTTCCTGTGCCGTAGACATTTTAGTCATATTACTCATAGCCTCTGGTAGGTGAGTCGATAGCCTAGCACTAGGGTTACAAATTAGTTGTGTCTCTGGTGTATAGCGTCCCGCAATGTAGGAAATCACTGGTTTATGGATTTCCTGGGCTATATACGCGGCAGCGGCCACGTCTTCGTAGCCGCCGCCAGTCTGATCAACTAGCACAATAACGTTTGTAGCTTTATCTTTTTCCAAAACCTCCAGCCAATGGCTAAATGAAGAACCAACAATTGCTTCACTGCCAAGGTTAATAGCGATTGACTGTCCTAGGTTAGCTTGAGTTAAGCCTAAAGCAACTTCGTAGATCAGATAACTACCACGGGTAATTAATCCCACTGAGCCAGGTCTGTAAAATTCACTCTCGTGAGTCCCTAGCAAAACTTTTCCTGGAACAATAATCCCAGAACTGCTCGGACCAAGAATAATCGTTTTAGTAGCTTGGGCAATAGCTAGTAATTCTACCATATCCAAGGGAGGAATACCACCAGTAACGAGAATAATTTGCCTGATCCCAGCATCTATCGCTTCCAAGGCAACATCCTTTATCTGGTAAGATTCTTCAAAAATAATGGTTGTGTCCACAGCCTCGACATGATGGCAAGCCTGCTCTACTAAATCAAATACAGGAATGCCATGCAAGGTTTGCCCTCCCTGACCAGTACTAACTCCAGCTACGACATTGGTGCCATAGGCTTTCATCCGGGCAGCGTAGTACAAACCTAGAGGTTGTGTAATGCCTTGTACTAAAACTTTGCTATCGGTACTCAAGTTCATTAGTGATTGATCCTTATTCTTTTGTAGTTTGTCAATGATCAATGATCATTGATCATTTTTAGTTGCCAGAAGACTCTGGCTAATCAAAAAGGATAAGGAACAAGCGATGCAGCGCCTTCATGCGGGGGTTTCCCCCATGAGCGACTGCATCAAGACAAAGAATCGTAACTGAGCACTGACGCACTCAGCTAGATGACTAGGTTAGGACGTCGTGACCCCTTCCTGGCAATAGATACAGCTTGCTTGACTGCCTCATCTAAGTTGTCTGTAAAGTATACGGGGAGCTCAGCCAAACGCTGTTGGATTGAGTGAAAATTTGTCCCAACTAAACGGATCACAAGGTGAGGTCTCTCAATCCCAGAGGCTGATCCAGGAGATTTGCCCTTAGATAACAGGTCTTGGTGATGGGAGCTAAGGGGATGACTGGTGGAATTTTGCTCCTGGTTCTCTGAATTGAGTACAGCTGTTTCCCAACTTTGAGACAGTAGATAATTGGCAATCATCTCAGCTGCGGCATTGCTGGTAGCCCTATTGCTCAAGATATTCACTAAGACCACTTTAATCCCTTCAGATGTGGTTAGTTTTCGTAAAGCCTCTTGCAGTTCCTCTATCGCAGCAGGAGTTATTGGCCAGTATTGGTTAGAGTTGATCGTTGGAACGAGATGACACTGTCTTGGTTTACCCTTTGCTTGGTATACCAGATCAACTGTTGTTGCAGCTAGACACATGCTGTTGCATATAATCCCGATGTTGCCGTTGAGATCACGACCATTGAAATTATGGCTTGAGTTAGTGGGCATGTCTTGGTAAGACCCGCTCTCAGCCATAGTCGATGTCAAGTTGATCAAATCCTGATGACGTCTCAGAGCCTTGTCGTTGATAGCAATCCTGCCATCAAGAGCCATGAGTTCACCAGTGGGACTAACACCGAGGGGATTAATTTCCACTATGTCCAAATCTTTTTGGACAAAAAGTTGGTACATTTTATTAATAATCCCACTCACTGACTCAATCAGATTACCATGAAGTCCCATTTTGATGGCAAGACGCCGCCCATAGAAGGGTGAAAAGTTTTGCTCGACCACAACCTTTTGCATATCGCTGATCAAGGTTTTGGTGTCCATACGCCCTTGGGAAGAACCCAGTAGCACAGGACGGGCCAAGTTGTAGTCTAGGAACACGGCTAGATAAAATTCTTGTTCAGCATTGTAACGGGATTCTGCTAGCAGTACTTGAGGATGCTTACCCAGAATCGGGAGTTTGAAAATTGCCCTAGCTGCTGCGATCGCATCGATGGTATTCTCTACACACCGGATCCGACGAGCTGGGTTGTCTCCACAAGTAGATACTTGAGATTTGAGCACCACCGGATAGGGAATCTGTAATCCCTTGATGTCGGTAGGATGGTCAATGCGTTGAGCAGGCAAAACCGGAATGCCAATCTCACGGAATAATTCTTTAGCCTGATATTCTAACAGATGCATGATTCGCGAACAATCCTAAGCACGACGTTTCAAATCTTTTGCCACTTGGTCAATGCCGTAGAAACACTTCGGTGAAAGCGTCTAGCACCTGAAGCGGCTTTAAATTAGTTATTAAAAACAGCAAAATTATTCCCCCAGTAGTCCCTAGGTAGGATAGGTAGAAGGGAAGCAGGTATCGATCGCTTTAAAGGCCATCACTGAGTTATTAATCCATGATAGAAGTCAATAGTTGATAACTCCAGATCACCGCCGCAGCCAGATCAGGGCAGCTGTTCGTTGATGGTTCTAGATAAGTCCCGATCTAGGAATGTCTAATCGTAAGCTTGGAAGTCGAGACCCAATCAAAGATGACGGTGTAGGAGGATGTCACTCCTTGCTTCTTTGATTCTTCATAATTCCTCCCTAACCCCTATAATTCTTCACTGTTGCCTTGATATCTCACCAATTCCTGCCTAACCACTGGAAGCATAGGAGGCTATTTTGGGTTAAGATTAAGTACCTTTTCTTGATGCAGTCGCTCATGGGGGAAACCACGGCAGTCGCTCATGGGGGAAACCCCCTTTGGCGGCGCTGCATCGCTTTTTGGTATCTCTGGCTTTGCTCCTGCTACAGGCAATGGATTCTAACCAGTTAACCCCTGAGTCTAACCAAAGCAACGATCAATCAATGGATTCTGACGTTGCAGCCCACCCTTGGGACGAACCACTTTCTGATCCCGAGGCTCAAACCGATGAGCCATTCCCTGAAACACTACAACCCCATGAAGGAAATTCTCAAAGTACGTTTCTTTTGTTGGTGGTGGTGGGCATGGGATTGGGTCTAGTATTTTTAACCGGCGGCTTTTATGTTTTTACCCGTCCCTGCGTATTTGGGTCTTGTAGTTCACTGAATGAAGCTCAGCTATTGAGTAAAAAATCAGCAGACACCCTCAAAAAACCTAAATCGGGAAAGGACATTCTCGAAGCTCAGAAGGAATTAAAGACAGCGATTGAAGCACTCAAAGCAATTCCGTTTTGGTCAATGAAGCATGAAACAGCACAAGAGTTGCTTCAAGCCTATCAAGTTAGAGGTAAAGACCTAGATCAGTTAGTGACAGCCATGCAAATGGCGGCTAGGGCAGGTCATAAAGGGAAAAATCCTCCCCATAAGGCATCAAAGTGGATAGCAATTCAAAAACTGTGGCGAGAGGCAATTGCCCGCCTTGAACAAATGCCTAAGGAGAGTAGCCTTAATGCTATAGCGCAACAAAAAATTAAGCTATATAAGGTCAATTTAGACGAAGTTAATCGGCGATTAGTCAAAGAAAGACAGGGGAGTCAGATTATGAAAGCGGCTAAGAAAGCGGCTCAGATTGCCCAAGCTCGCCAGGGTGTAGCCCAGACTTTAGAGGAATGGCAACTAGTTTATAGTACTTGGAAAACTGCATTAGACCGTCTGAACAAAATTCCTCAAGCAACAACGGTTGAAGAGGACAAGCAACGACTGGAGGAATTCTATAAAACTAATCTGGCCAGGGCACGCGATCGCAAAACCCAGGAAAAAATTGCTACCAACGCCTACAATCAGGGACTACGTCTAGCTCAGTTAGCTCAAAAGGCTCAGGGAAAGCAGCAATGGTCGGTGGCTGCGATTCATTGGCGCAACGCTTTAACTTACGTGAAGCAAGTTCCCAACTCCACATACTACCACAAAAATGCACAGTCTTTAATTGAGCCTTATCAAAACGCCCTTCAGGCAGTTCAAAGCAAGTTGCAGTTGCAGGTAAAGTTAAAACAAATTGGTAGTGATCTTGAACAAATCTGTACTGGGGAAACTCGAGTTTGTAATTACACCATTGATGAAAGTCTGATTAAAGTAGAATTAACACCGACTTATATGTATCAGGTCAGACAAACAGCCATTACGGCTCAAGTTAGAGGTGATGTAGAGGCTCACGCTGGGATCGTCAATCACGTATTGACTTTAGAAGATGCCCTCAAAGGGATTAGCTATAATTCCGATATCCCTATGGAAATCTATACCGCTGATGGAGCTCTGATTCAGGTACACAGTCCTGGCACTTAGTTAGGAGAACTGTGAAGTAGCAAACATAATCTTTAACACTGGGTTAATCAAAATTAACGTTAATTGACACTCCCCGCCCTGGAAGGACGGGGATTCTTGCTTCAACGGGGTGACTTGTTTAACCAGGCCGGAGCCAGGAAAAATAGAGGTCTCCTCTCCACAAGCGTATTTGGTCTATGACCTAGGTTTCGGTGTGCCCCACCGTACCTTTTCAAAATTTACTTAAATAGATACTTTTTTTATCTAAATTTTTCATAGACGTTTAAGTCGTTAGACCAAATTACGCAATATGTATCTGAGACATATTTTTCACGTTGCCTACTTATGGTTAGATAGTATCTATTTAGTTTAAAATTCTATTGTTTATGCTTTTAGAATAGCACACCTGGTACAAATTATCAAGGGCATTGTTTTTTAAAAAAAGCCGTCGAACGAAGGATGGGGCGCGATTACCCATTTTTTTGGTAATATCATGTAAAAAGTTACACATTGAGATTAGAAGCATTGTTATCTGAGCCCCTACCTCAAGTAAAGTTTCCTGCTAGTGTTTTCAAACTGACCAATGGCTTGAATGTCATTCATCAATACCTAAGCGCTACACCAGTAGTAGTGGCCGATGTGTGGGTTGGTGCTGGTGCGATCGCAGAACCAGATGAATGGTATGGCATGGCTCACTTCTTGGAACACATGATTTTTAAAGGCACCGAGACCATTGCTCCTGGTGTTTTTGACTATGTGATTGAAAGCCACGGTGGTGTAACGAATGCCGCTACTAGCCATGACTTTGCTCATTTTTTCGTAACCAGTGCTTCTGAGTACTTAAAACACACCCTGCCTCCCTTGGCAGAATTACTCTTACATCCTGCTATTCCTGAAGAAGAATTTGTCCGGGAACGGTGTGTGGTGTTAGAAGAAATTCGTGGCAGCTACGATAATCCTGATTGGGTAGGATTTCAGGCTCTTTCTGAGAGCGTTTACCAACGTCACCCCTATGGCAGACCGATTCTGGGTACTGAAGCGGATTTGATGGCTCACTCTCCCCAACAAATGCGCTGTTTCCACCAATGCCATTACCAGCCAGAAAATATGACTGTGGTGATTGTAGGTGATATTGACCAAGAATCAGCATTAACTATAGTTAACCAGTCATTTCAAGATTTTCCTTCCCCCAGTGATTGTCCTAAACCAGAGGTGATGGCTGAAGCACCATTTATCGGAATTAGGCGTCAGGAACTAAACTTGCCTCGCCTGGAACACGCACGTCTATTGATGGCTTGGCACGGACCAGGGATAGATCAGCTTGGGGATGCTTGTGGTTTGGATTTACTCTCTGTGCTTCTGGCTGATGGACGGTCTTCTCGCTTGGTAAGAGAATTAAGGGAAGAGAAACAATTAGTGCAAGACATTGGTAGTAGTTTCTCTCTACAGCGTGATTCGAGTTTGTTTACTATTACCGCCTACCTAGAACCCGAGTACCTGGAACAGGTAGAAGCAATAATTAGGGAACACCTGTGGCAATTGCAACAGACACCAGTGTCAACCACAGAAATCAAACGCTGTCAACGTCAGCTCTATAACGACTATATTTTTTCCACAGAATCTGCTGGTCAACTTGCTGGTTTGTATGGTTACTACAGCACTATTGCTACAGCAGAAGCAGCCTATAGTTATCCGATTGAGATTCAAAAGCTAACAGCTAATGACGTAATGCAATTAGCCCAGCGGTATCTTTCTCCCCATCGCTATGCTATCACAATTCTCAACAGTATAGCTTAGATCGTAACTCATTTTTAGATTCAAAAGCTGAGATATTTAGATGTAATAAACTTAGCGGATTCGGTATATTTATACCTATTCCCTGAGCTATCACAATCCTCAAAAGGATAGCTTAGATCGTAACTCATTAAAGGTAGTAACTCCTCACAAAGGCATGTAGTAAAAGTGGTAATTCGTGCATTTAAAATTTGGAATTTAAAATTTTACTAAGACCTAAGACTATCAAGCCTAAGACCTAAGACCATCATGCCTAATATCACACTAAAGCAACAACAGAATATCCATCGCACAGTGCTAGATAATGGCATCGTGGTGATTGTAGTTGAAAATGCTGCTGCTGATATCATTGCCAGCCGTCTATTTCTTCGGGCAGGTAGTCAGTGCGATCCACCAAACCAAGCTGGGCTATCTCACCTGGTCTCAGCAGTTATCACCAAGGGAACCCAAGAATTATCCTCCATAGACATTGCCGAACGAGTGGAGTCTATGGGGGCTCAACTTGGTGCTGATGCGGCTAACGATTATTTTCTACTCTCCCTGAAAACCGTTGCAGCTGACTGGTTTGAAATGTTACAGCTAGCAGGACAGATTTTGCGATCGCCTAGTTTCCCAGATGCTGAAGTAGACCTAGAAAGGTACCTAACCATTCAAACTATTCGTGCCCAACAGGAGCAACCCTTTAACATTGCCTATAAGCAATTGCGACAGGCAATCTATCAAGACCATCCCTACGGCTTTTCGGTGTTGGGAGAAGAAGCTACGGTATCTACACTGGATCGAGCTGACTTAGAACACTATCATCAGACTTATTTCCGCCCTGATAACCTCATAATTAGTATTGCAGGTCGTATTAACTCAGAAGATGCGATTAAGCAGGTGGAGCAAGTGTTTGGGGATTGGCAAGTTCCCGATACACCCCTGAGCAAACCCTCCTTAGCCTCCCCCATTGCCCAACCCTGCCAAGTGACTACTGCCCAAGACACGCAGCAGTCGATTGTGATGCTGGGTTATCTTACCTCAGCCGTACAAGAGGCTGACTTTGCTACCCTCAAACTCCTCAATACCTACCTGGGGAATGGTCTTTCTAGCCGCTTATTTGTAGAACTCAGAGAAAAGCGGGGTTTAGCCTATGATGTCTCAGCATTGTTTCCGACACGCCAGTCGGCTTCTACGTTTATAGCCTACATGGGAACAGCACCGGAAAATACAGAAACTGCCCTGGTTGGTCTGGTTACCGAAGTGGAACGCCTTTGTTCTCAACAACTGAGTCAGGATGAATTGCAAGTTGCCAAAAATAAGCTTCTTGGTCAGTATGCACTAGGTAAACAAACCAATGGTCAGCTCGCTCAAGTCTATGGCTGGTATGAGACGATCGGGCTAGGAGTTGAGTTTGATACCCTGTTTCAACAAGATGTGACAAGGGTTACTCCAGAGATGGCTCAAGCAGCAGCTAATCGCTATTTCATTGAACCTTATATTTCTCTAGTCGGACCGGCTGAAGCAATCAACTTCCTGGGTTAACAGAACAAACTAAACACTTGAGGTCTCTCCCGTGTTTTACCTTTTAACTGGGGGAGACCTCAATTTATTGTTGTCAATAAATCCGCTTAAATCGATAAAGTTAAATTAAGTCGTGACAAGAATTACCCTGGTGTAAAGATATGGATTCTATAGACACCACTAACAGCATTATCGGTATAACTATCTTTGGATCAGTAGCCCTTAGCTTAGGGAACTTGCCAGCAGTTGCCCTTGAAGCTAATGGCGTTGTCCCAAAACTGGCTCAAGGAATTACCCCAGTCAAAATCAACCGACCAACTCTTGACATTGGTAGTGAGGGGGAAAGAGTATCTGAATTACAAGCAGTTCTTAAATTATTGGGGTATTACACAGGAGAGGTAAATGGGTTTTATGGAGATAATACTGCGATCGCTGTCTCCAAGCTCCAGCAACAAGCGGGTTTAACTCCCCATGGCATCATGGGAGCTGCTGAATGGAATTTTTTGTTTCCAAGCATCCCACCCAATCCAACATCCTCAACCTCTACTTCCAATCCCTTACCCTCAGCAAGTATAAGACCCCCGACCACCTCTGATGGCATCTCAGCTTCATCGTTTCCGAGGCCTTCCATCACAGAAGCTATTACCCAAACCACCACAACTCGTCCCAACTCTTCCTCCCCAGCAACCAGCACTGGCTTTGGTAATCGCACTACTACAACAGGCAATGCGGTCACTGTCGAGAGAACTAAGCCTAGGGCTATAACCTTACCAATTCTCCGACAAGGTATGCGTGGTCCAGCCGTCCAGCAATTGCAGAGGCGACTGAAATCTCTTGGTTTTTTAAAAGCCACAGTGGATGGGGTATTTGGAGAGGTTACGAAAGCCGCAGTTCAAGCCGCTCAGCGCAAGTTCAAACTAGAACCTGATGGCATTGTTGGTCCTGCTACTTGGAATGCTTTGCTACGTTGATTAAATTTTTGTTGTTCGCGTAGCGTAGCCCTTTGGGCTAATCGCGCACCCGTGGCCGTTCGCGCAGCGTGGCCTACGGCCTTAAGGCCATGGTTGACGATTGAAAGTTAACTGTTCACCGTTCACTGTTCAATCATCAACCGTCAACAAAACACTAGTTATAGTGTTAGTTATAGCGTTTATTGCATTTATGAGGTACCCTTCTCAAGCTCAAAGTCCCCCTTTTTAAGGGGGATTTAGGGGGATCTCTTGATACCTCATGGGAAAGACAATTGCTATATATTTTTCCCGGTTAACTAGTGATAATTCTTGATTGATATTACTGCTTTACTTGTTTCTGCTGCTTGACTTTCTGCTTTAATACGGAACTAATTCCTAAAGCCCCCAAAGCTAAAATCCCTAGGGTAGCAGTAGGTTCGGGAATTCTTTCACCTGTAGACAATGACAGCTCAGCACGAGAAACAATGGCATCATCTCCATAAAATACTGGAATCTTGCCACTATTGGCATTAAAGACGTTCACGATTTCTCCTGAGTCGTAAAACTCCAGTAAATTTAAAGACACCGATTGCTTAGTTCGTACTGGGAGATTGCGGATCAGATCAATAATAATAGTATCCAATCCTATGATCCCAAATACATCGGTAGTAATCAGGGAGTTGTTTGGTGTCAGGTCTAAAATTAGTTTCGCTTGCGATAACTCATTTATTGATGTTCCCAAGTCAGAAAAATCAAAGCTCCAACTGGTATCTTCATCAATTCCATTACCAAGGGTGGTGTTACCCCCAGTCCTTTCTATCGTAAAATCGCCGTTTTGTAGGGTTTGACCAATACTGGCATTTAGTATTCTTGAAGGACTTGAGCTCCCAATCGCTTCAGTGGTGAAATCAAGACGACTAGCCAAGGCTTTTTCAGGTATTAAGCAACTGCTTAATAGGACGGCAACTGTAGCCACTGAGAACACTTTTAAAGTAAGCATTTTGATGCTCCCAAACCAAAACTAAGGTTAGAGTTAATGGCCAAATAACTCTATTATACTCCGCTCACGATAATTTGGTAACAAAACAAACGATATTCCAGATAAAGATTTATTAAGTCCTTTCTAAGCATTCAGGCATCAGGAAATCAAGGACTTTAAGCCTGCTTACTTCAGTCAAGGGTGCTGACGCTACTTTTTCTAAATTTCTGGGAACTCTGTAAATGTAACTCAAATGCGATTTGTCAGTCAAGCAGGATGGCACAAGCAAATGATATTCAAATCTTTAGCCCAAGGGGTTTCCAAGGTTTCTGGGAAAGTTCCCCTTCGCCTGATCTTGGTCATACCATTTGTCCTGCAAATCTTCGCAGCTGTGGGACTTGTGGGATATCTGTCCTATAGAAACAGCAAGAGAGCGGTTAATGATGTTGCTACTCAACTGCTTGAAGAAGTCAATGCTCGGGTTGAGCAGAATTTGGATGCTTACCTAACCATTCCTCATCTAGTTAATCAGATTAATGCCACTGCCATCAATCTAGGTCAATTGAATTTGCAAGATATTCCTGAATTAGAGCGTTACTTTTGGCAGCAGCTTCAGATCTTTAATACCCTCACATTTACTGGATTAGGCTTAGAGAATAAAGACAACCTAGGAGCAGAACGATTAGATGATGGTACACTGATACTAAGAGTCTCCACCAAAGCTACCAATCATATTTTTTACTCCTATTCTACTAACGAATTTGGGGAGCGATGCAGCGCGGTCTTGGGGGAAACCCCCATGAGTGACTGCATCAAGAAGCGTGAGGAAATCCTAGACAGTATTAAGTTTGATCCGCGCACTCGACCATGGTATAGAACTGCTGTCAAAGCTGGTCGCTCAACTTGGAGTGAAATTTACCCCAATACTGCTGGTGTAACTGCCTATCTCGGTGCATCAATGCCGTTTTACGACAAACAGGATCAATTGCAGGGGGTACTCTTAACTAATATAAACTTATCACAAATCGGCAAATTTTTACGCAGTCTAAACGTTGGCAAAACTGGACAAGTTTTTATCATTGAACGTTCGGGAATGCTCGTGGCAACCTCTACCGGTGAGAAGCCTTTTCGCACTACTCACCAAGACTACGGAGCCGAACGATTTAAAGCAACGGATAGTAGTAATGCTTTCACTAAAGCTACGGCTCAATATTTATCAACCAAGCTGAATCAAAAACAACCAATTCAACGTTTACAGCAATGGGAATTTGCTGTTGACGGTAAACGAAAATTTGTACAAATACAGCCGTTTCAAGATGAGTTTGGCTTGGATTGGTTGATTGTGGTAGTGGTGCCAGAAGCGGATTTCATCGAACAAATCCACGCCCATACCCGCACTACTATTGCCTTATGCCTAGTAGCATTGTTACTGGCAACAGAAGTCGGAATCGTTACATCCCGTTGGGTTGTCCGGCCTATCGTCCAACTGAAGGATGCAGCCATTGCTCT includes:
- a CDS encoding succinate--CoA ligase subunit alpha, giving the protein MNLSTDSKVLVQGITQPLGLYYAARMKAYGTNVVAGVSTGQGGQTLHGIPVFDLVEQACHHVEAVDTTIIFEESYQIKDVALEAIDAGIRQIILVTGGIPPLDMVELLAIAQATKTIILGPSSSGIIVPGKVLLGTHESEFYRPGSVGLITRGSYLIYEVALGLTQANLGQSIAINLGSEAIVGSSFSHWLEVLEKDKATNVIVLVDQTGGGYEDVAAAAYIAQEIHKPVISYIAGRYTPETQLICNPSARLSTHLPEAMSNMTKMSTAQEKVAVFKQGRIPVAERPSQIPILVQKALDH
- a CDS encoding ATP-grasp domain-containing protein, whose translation is MHLLEYQAKELFREIGIPVLPAQRIDHPTDIKGLQIPYPVVLKSQVSTCGDNPARRIRCVENTIDAIAAARAIFKLPILGKHPQVLLAESRYNAEQEFYLAVFLDYNLARPVLLGSSQGRMDTKTLISDMQKVVVEQNFSPFYGRRLAIKMGLHGNLIESVSGIINKMYQLFVQKDLDIVEINPLGVSPTGELMALDGRIAINDKALRRHQDLINLTSTMAESGSYQDMPTNSSHNFNGRDLNGNIGIICNSMCLAATTVDLVYQAKGKPRQCHLVPTINSNQYWPITPAAIEELQEALRKLTTSEGIKVVLVNILSNRATSNAAAEMIANYLLSQSWETAVLNSENQEQNSTSHPLSSHHQDLLSKGKSPGSASGIERPHLVIRLVGTNFHSIQQRLAELPVYFTDNLDEAVKQAVSIARKGSRRPNLVI
- a CDS encoding M16 family metallopeptidase, whose amino-acid sequence is MRLEALLSEPLPQVKFPASVFKLTNGLNVIHQYLSATPVVVADVWVGAGAIAEPDEWYGMAHFLEHMIFKGTETIAPGVFDYVIESHGGVTNAATSHDFAHFFVTSASEYLKHTLPPLAELLLHPAIPEEEFVRERCVVLEEIRGSYDNPDWVGFQALSESVYQRHPYGRPILGTEADLMAHSPQQMRCFHQCHYQPENMTVVIVGDIDQESALTIVNQSFQDFPSPSDCPKPEVMAEAPFIGIRRQELNLPRLEHARLLMAWHGPGIDQLGDACGLDLLSVLLADGRSSRLVRELREEKQLVQDIGSSFSLQRDSSLFTITAYLEPEYLEQVEAIIREHLWQLQQTPVSTTEIKRCQRQLYNDYIFSTESAGQLAGLYGYYSTIATAEAAYSYPIEIQKLTANDVMQLAQRYLSPHRYAITILNSIA
- a CDS encoding M16 family metallopeptidase, giving the protein MPNITLKQQQNIHRTVLDNGIVVIVVENAAADIIASRLFLRAGSQCDPPNQAGLSHLVSAVITKGTQELSSIDIAERVESMGAQLGADAANDYFLLSLKTVAADWFEMLQLAGQILRSPSFPDAEVDLERYLTIQTIRAQQEQPFNIAYKQLRQAIYQDHPYGFSVLGEEATVSTLDRADLEHYHQTYFRPDNLIISIAGRINSEDAIKQVEQVFGDWQVPDTPLSKPSLASPIAQPCQVTTAQDTQQSIVMLGYLTSAVQEADFATLKLLNTYLGNGLSSRLFVELREKRGLAYDVSALFPTRQSASTFIAYMGTAPENTETALVGLVTEVERLCSQQLSQDELQVAKNKLLGQYALGKQTNGQLAQVYGWYETIGLGVEFDTLFQQDVTRVTPEMAQAAANRYFIEPYISLVGPAEAINFLG
- a CDS encoding peptidoglycan-binding domain-containing protein, whose amino-acid sequence is MDSIDTTNSIIGITIFGSVALSLGNLPAVALEANGVVPKLAQGITPVKINRPTLDIGSEGERVSELQAVLKLLGYYTGEVNGFYGDNTAIAVSKLQQQAGLTPHGIMGAAEWNFLFPSIPPNPTSSTSTSNPLPSASIRPPTTSDGISASSFPRPSITEAITQTTTTRPNSSSPATSTGFGNRTTTTGNAVTVERTKPRAITLPILRQGMRGPAVQQLQRRLKSLGFLKATVDGVFGEVTKAAVQAAQRKFKLEPDGIVGPATWNALLR